From a region of the Pukyongiella litopenaei genome:
- a CDS encoding BtpA/SgcQ family protein encodes MNNFRRVFGDGKPVIAMVHLGALPGAPLHDADAGLDGLVAAARADLAALQAAGVDAVMFGNENDRPYEFDVDRASTATMAFVIGQLRGEITVPFGVNVLWDPHSTVALAAATGAAFCREIFTGTYASDMGPWTPDAGAALRYRDRLGRRDLAMLYNVSAEFADSLDRRPLPDRARSAVFSSIPDAVLVSGQITGEAAEMGDLQAVKAALPEVPVLANTGVKHDTVADVLRIADGCVVGSSLKIDGDTWNPVDAERAADFMARARAARGG; translated from the coding sequence ATGAACAATTTCAGGCGCGTGTTCGGCGATGGAAAGCCGGTCATTGCGATGGTGCATCTGGGCGCCTTGCCGGGTGCGCCGCTGCATGACGCGGATGCCGGGCTGGACGGGCTGGTTGCCGCCGCCCGCGCCGATCTGGCCGCCCTGCAGGCCGCCGGGGTCGATGCGGTGATGTTCGGCAACGAAAACGACCGCCCCTATGAATTCGATGTCGACCGCGCCTCGACCGCCACCATGGCCTTCGTGATCGGGCAGTTGCGCGGCGAGATCACCGTGCCCTTCGGGGTCAACGTGCTGTGGGATCCGCACAGCACCGTGGCGCTGGCCGCCGCCACCGGCGCCGCGTTCTGCCGCGAGATCTTTACCGGCACCTATGCCTCCGACATGGGGCCGTGGACGCCGGACGCGGGCGCGGCGCTGCGCTATCGCGACCGGCTGGGGCGGCGCGACCTGGCGATGCTCTACAATGTCTCGGCCGAATTCGCCGACAGTCTCGACCGCCGACCGCTGCCCGACCGGGCGCGTTCGGCGGTGTTTTCGTCGATCCCCGACGCGGTGCTGGTGTCGGGGCAGATCACCGGCGAGGCGGCGGAGATGGGCGATCTGCAGGCGGTCAAGGCGGCGCTGCCGGAGGTGCCGGTGCTGGCCAATACCGGGGTGAAACACGACACAGTCGCCGATGTGCTGCGCATCGCCGATGGCTGCGTGGTGGGATCGTCGCTGAAGATCGACGGCGATACCTGGAACCCGGTCGATGCCGAGCGCGCCGCCGATTTCATGGCCCGCGCCCGGGCCGCGCGCGGCGGCTGA